In the Burkholderia multivorans ATCC BAA-247 genome, AGGCCGCAGCGCCGACCACTGGGTCGATTTCGATTTCTTCGGCCATCAACTCGTCGCACACCTCGCGCCCGACGAAACCGGCGCGAGCGCGGTGAACGCGGTCGACGGCGACGACGTGCCGGTGCGCCACTTCGGCGTCGTGCTGTCGATGGACGAATGGCACGCGCTCGCCGACCGGCTGCGCGCCGCACAGATCCGCTTCGTGATCGAGCCGCACGTGCGCTTCAAGGGCGAAGTCGGCGAGCAGGCGACGATGTTCTTCCTCGATCCGTGCGGCAACGCGCTCGAATTCAAGGCATTCGCCGACATCGGCCAGCTGTTCGCGAAGTGAGCGCATGAAGATCCTGTTCCATTCGCCGCACCAGGACGCCGCCGCCTGGCGCGACGCGTTCGCGCGCGTGCTGCCCGAGGCCGAACTGCGCGCGTGGCAGCCCGGCGATACGGCCGCGGCCGACTACGCGCTCGTATGGCGCGCACCGCCCGCGTTCTTCGCGCCGCGCGACGGACTGCGCGCGATCTTCAATCTCGGCGCGGGCGTCGACGCGCTGCTCGCGCTCGAACGCGCCCACCCCGGCACGCTGCCGCGGCACGTGCCGCTCGTGCGGCTCGAAGATTCGGGCATGGCGCAGCAGATGATCGAATACGTGACGCACGCGGTGCTGCGCTACCTGCGCCGTTTCGACGAATACGACGCCTTGCAGCGCGAGCGTCGCTGGCAGGTGCTCGACGCGCATCCGCGCGCGAGCTTCGTCGTCGCGGTGCTCGGCCTCGGCGTGCTCGGCACGCAGGTCGCACGCGCGCTCGCGGCGCTCGGCCTGCCGGTGCGCGGCTACAGCGGCAGCCCGAAACGCATCGACGGCATCGAGACATTCGCCGGCGACGACGCGCTCGACGCCTGCCTCGACGGCGCGAAGGTGCTCGTGAACCTGCTGCCGAGCACGCCGGCCACCGACGGCCTGCTGTGCGCGCGCACGTTCGCGCGGCTCGCGCCGGGCGCCTATCTGATCAACGTCGCGCGCGGCGCGCATCTCGTCGAAGCCGATCTGCTCGACGCGCTCGCGAGCGGCCGGATCGCCGCGGCGACGCTCGACGTGTTCCAGCACGAGCCGCTGCCCGCCGATCATCCGTTCTGGCAGACGCCGCGCATCACGATCACGCCGCACAGCTCGGCCGAGACGCTGCGCGACGAAGCCGTCGAGCAGATCGCCGCGAAGATCCGCGCCTTCGAGCGCGGCGAGCCGGTCGGCGGCATCGTCGACTACGCGCGCGGCTACTGACGCCCGCCATACCAAGCAACCAGGAGACAACCATGACGTTCCCCACCGCCGTCAAGATCGTCGAAGTCGGCCCGCGCGACGGGCTGCAGAACGAAAAGACCTTCGTGCCGACCGACGTGAAGATCGCGCTCGTCGACAAGCTGTCGCGCGCGGGCTTTCGCAACATCGAAGCCGCATCGTTCGTGTCGCCGAAATGGGTGCCGCAGATGGCCGACGGCGCCGACGTGATGGCCGGCATCGAGCGCCGCGCGGGCACCGTCTACTCGGTGCTCACGCCGAACCTGAAAGGCTTCGAGAACGCGCTCGCCGCGCGTGCCGACGAAGTCGTGATCTTCGGTGCGGCGAGCGAGGCGTTCTCGCAGCGGAACATCAACTGCAGCATCGCCGAGAGCATCGCGCGCTTCGAGCCCGTCGCGAAGGCCGCGAAGGACGCGGGCCTGCGGCTGCGCGGCAGCGTGTCGTGCGCGCTCGGCTGCCCGTACCAGGGCGAGGTGCCGGTCGCGTCGGTCGTCGACGTCGTCGAGCGCTTCGCGGCGCTCGGCTGCGACGAGATCGACATCGCCGACACGATCGGCGTCGGCACGCCGAAGCGCACGCGCGAAGTGCTCGACGCGGTCGCCCGCGTGTTCCCGCGCGAGCGGCTGTCGGGCCACTTCCACGATACGTACGGCCAGGCGCTCGCGAACATCTATGCGGCGCTGTTCGAAGGCATCGAGATCTTCCACGCGTCGGTCGCGGGGCTCGGCGGCTGCCCGTACGCGAAGGGCGCGACCGGCAACGTCGCGACCGAGGACGTGCTGTACCTGATGCAGGGCCTCGGCATCGACACCGGCATCGATCTCGCCCAGGTGGTCGCCGCCGGCGATTTCATCTCGAACGCGATCGGCCGCGCGAACGTGTCGCGCGCCGGGCGTGCGCTGCTCGCGAAAGCGCAGAGCGCGGCCGATGCGCCGAGCTGCGCCTGACCCCGACATTCGACGACTGGATGGATTCCTGAACATGACGACACCCGCTTCACTCGACACGCTTCCCGATTCCGCGCGCCGCGTCGCGCTGCTGCTGCGCGAGCGCGGCCACACGAAGGACATCGTGATGCTCGCCGAAACCGGCAAGACCTCCGCGGAGGCCGCCGCCGGCCTCGGCTGCTCGGTCGCGCAGATCGCGAAATCGATTCTGTTTCGCCGGCAGGCGGACGGCGCGCCGGTGCTCGTCGTCGCGAGCGGTGCGAACCGCGTCGACGAACGAAAGGTCGCCGCGCAGGTCGGCCCGGTCGGCCGCGCCGATGCGAAGTTCGTGCGCGACAACACCGGCTATGCGATCGGCGGCGTATGCCCGATCGGTCATCTGGTCGAACCGGTCACGCTGATCGATGCCGATCTGCTCGCGCTCGACAGCCTGTGGGCGGCCGCCGGCCATCCGCATGCGGTGTTCAACCTGTCGCCGCAGGAGCTCCTCGCGCTGACGGGCGCGCCGGTCGCGGACGTCGCGCTGCGGGACCCGGCATGAGCGACGCGCCGGTGCCGGTCGGCGTAGTCGGTTCGCCCTGCACGGACGTATGCCGCATCGATCCGCGCACCGACTGGTGCGCGGGCTGCCTGCGCACACGCGACGAGATCCGCGCATGGCGCAGCGCCGACGACGACGCGCGACGCGTGGTGCTCGCGCGGCTCGATGCGCGGCGGCGCATGCTTGCGCGAAGCGGCGAATAAAAAAAAAGCCGTTCAGCCTGCGGGCGAACGGCGTCGAGATCGGAATCCTGTGAACGTGATCAACGTCACAGCCGCGATGATACGAGCGACGCGCCGGCATCGCATCGGGTGTTTCCCTACAACTTCTTACAGCGCTGCCGCGCACGCGTGCGGGCACCGCGAACGGCCGTTCGCGCACGCTCGCGGCGCACGAAAAGCGTACGACCGTTTCAGTTGCCGGCGTGCGCGCGACGGCGCGTCGGCACGATGCGCCAGCCGAGATTGACGCCGGCCGCCGCGAGCAGGATCAGCAGCGCGCCGAACACTTGCGCCCATGCGAGCGTCTGGCCGAACGCGATTCGATCGACGACGATCGCGACGATCGGATAGACGAACGACAGCGCGCCCGTCATCGCGGTCGGCAGCTTCTGGATCGCGCCGTACAGCAGCACGTACATCACGCCGGTGTTCACGATCCCGAGCACGACGAGATCGGCCCACTGCGCGGGCGTCGCGGGCGGCGTGTCGAAGTGCGCGAACGGCGCGAGCAGCACGATCCCGAGCGCGACCTGCAATAGCGCGAGCAGATGCGGCGGCGTGCCCTTCAGGTGCTTCGTGATGATCGACGACACCGCGTACAGAAACGCCGCGCCGAGCGCGAGCGCGACGCCTTCGAGATATTCGCCCGGCACCGCGAGCACGGCCGGCTCGACACGCACGACGCACACGAGCCCGACGAAGGCGAGCGCGAGCCAGACGAGCGTCGACGCCGTGATCCGCTCGCGGAACACGATCGCGCCGAGCGCGACCAGCATGAACGGCTGCGTGTTGTAGACGGCCGTCGCCATCGAGATCGACGCACGCGAGTACGCGGCGAACAGCAGCAGCCAGTTGGCGACGATCGCGATGCTGCCGAGCGCCGTGAGGATGAGCATGCGCGGCGAAAACAGCGCGCGGCGCAACAGGCCGAGCGCCGCGCACACGATCGCGAGCGTCGCGGCGCCGAACACGCAGCGAAAGAACACGACGTTGGCGAGCGGCTGCTGCGACGACATCACGAGCCAGCCGATCGAGCCGGACATCACCATCGCGACGACCATCTCGGCGGCGCCGCGGCGGATTTCATTCGAGACCATCGTGATACTCCGTTAAGCGGAATCGGATGACTTCGATTCTAGGAACTTGCAATCGCGCCGGCCACGACTAAACTGAAGCGAATCCAACGATTCACCTTAGAAAGCAAAGCGATCATGCCGAAACGCCTTTCCCCTCCGGCCGTCGCGTCGCTCGACGCGATCGACCGCGCGATCGTTGCGGCGCTCGCCGACGACGCGCGCATCGCGACGAGCGAGCTCGCGCGCCAGATCGGGCTATCGGCCCCGGCCACGGCCGATCGCGTGCGGCGCCTCGAGGCACAGGGCGTGATCGCCGGCTTCACCGTCGAGCTCGATCCGCGCGCGCTCGGCTACACGCTGCAGGCGATCGTCCGCGTGAAGCCGCTGCCGGGCCAGCTGCATCTCGTCGAGGAACTGCTGCGGCGCATTCCCGAATTCGTCGAATGCGACAAGGTGACCGGCGACGACTGCTTCATCTGCCGCCTCTATCTGCGCACGATCGAGCACCTCGACGGCATTCTGTCGAAGGTCACCGAGCGTGCGGAGACGAGCACGGCGATCGTGAAGTCGACGCCCGTGCCGCGCCGTCTGCCGCCGCTCGTCGAAGAAGAGGAGTCGCACCGCTGACGTGCGGCGCGCGCCGCGCGGAAGCGAGCAGAACCGGCGCCTTAGACGGCCGGTTCGCGCGCCTCGAAGAACGCGAGCATCTCGTCGATCAGCGCGACGGGCGCTTCTTCCGGGATGTAGTGCCCGCAGTCGAGCGCGCGGCCGCTGACGTCGCGCGCGACGCGCCGCCATTCGTCGAGCGGCTCGAAGCAGCGCGCGACGACACCATTCGCGCCCCACAGCACACGCAGCGGGCACGCGATCTTGTTGCCGCGTTCGAGATCGGCACGGTCGTGCTCGAGATCGATCGTCGCCGAGGCGCGATAGTCCTCGCACATCGCGTGCACGGCGCCCGGCTGCGCGAGCGCCGTGCGGTACGCGTCGAGCGCATGCGGCGCGAACGGCGCGAGCCCGGCCGACCGGTTGCCCATCACACGCTCGATGTAGGCGTCGGTATGGCCTTCGATCAGCGTTTCGGGCAGCGGCTCGGGCTGGATCAGGAAAAACCAGTGGAAATACGCGGTCGCGAACGCGCGGTCGGTCTGCTCGTACATCGCGAGCGTCGGCGCGATGTCGAGCAGCATCATCCGCTCGACGGCGGACGGATGATCGAGCGCGAGCCGATGCGCGACACGCGCGCCGCGGTCGTGCGCGCAGACATGAAATTGCGTGAAGCCGAAATGGCGCATCACGGCGACCTGATCGGCGGCCATCGCGCGTTTCGAATACGGCGCATGCCGGGCGTCGCTCGGCGGCTTGCCGGACGCGCCGTAACCGCGCAGATCGGTGGCGATCACCGTAAAGTGATTCGCGAGCGTCGCGGCGACGCGATGCCAGATCACGTGAGTCTGCGGGTGACCGTGCAGCAGCAGAAGCGGCGGCCCCGCGCCTCCTTTGACACCGAAGATCTCGGTGTCCTGCACCGTCACGCGAAACGGTGCGAACGCGTCGAACGACATGGTCTGTTTCTCGTAGGTTCGTTATGGCGGCTATTGTAGGAGCGCCGGCCACCGCGAAGAGCGGCGCAGCAGCCAAAACACATAGAGACAGAGCACTCGTTCGAGCGCAGGCGCGTCGCACGTTTCGCCAAGCTGGCGTAAAATCGCACGACCGTTCGTATTACTCGCTGCGTACGGTGCCGTTCGCGATTACACTCGGAGCGCCGGCCACCATGCCTCACGCGCACGCCGACGCGCCGCCGGGTCGATATTGGAGACTTCCTATGGCATTGCCTGCCGTCCTGCAGAACCTGACGCTGCCCGTCATCGCGTCGCCGATGTTCATCGTCAGCTATCCCGAACTCGTGCTCGCGCAATGCAAGGCGGGCATCGTCGGTTCGTTTCCCGCACTGAACGCGCGCCCCGCCGAACTGCTCGACGAGTGGCTCACGCAGATCCAGTCGGAGCTCGCCGCGTACAAGTCGAGCCATCCCGACGCCGTCATCGGGCCGATCGCGGTCAACCAGATCGTGCATCAGTCGAACGTGCGGCTCGAGCACGACGTGCGCGTGTGCGTCGACCACAAGGTGCCGATCTTCATCACGAGCCTGCGCGCGCCGGCGCGCGAGATCGTCGACGCGGTGCACAGCTACGGCGGTATCGTGCTGCACGACGTGATCAATCTCCGCCATGCGCAAAAGGCGCTGGAAGCGGGCGTCGACGGGCTGATCCTCGTCGCGGCAGGTGCGGGCGGCCATGCGGGCACGACCTCGCCGTTCGCGCTGGTCGGCGAAGTGCGCAGGATCTTCGACGGCCCGATCGTGCTGTCGGGCGCGATCGCGAACGGCGGCTCGATTCTCGCCGCGCAGGCGATGGGCGCCGATCTCGCCTACATGGGCACGCGCTTCATCGCGACGCAGGAAGCGCATGCGGTCGAAGACTACAAGCGCGCGATCCTGAACGCGAAATCGTCGGACATCATCTACACGAACCTGTTTACCGGCGTGCACGGCAACTACATTCGCGAAAGCATCGAGAAGGCCGGACTCGATCCGGAGGCGCTGCCCGAATCCGACAAATCGAAGATGAATTTCGGCGGCGACAAAGCGAAGGCGTGGAAGGACATCTGGGGCGCCGGTCAGGGCGTCGGGCTGATGGACGACCTGCCGAGCGTCGGCGCGCTCGTCGAGCGGCTCAAGACCGAATACGACGCCGCGAAGGCGCGGCTCGGCGTGACGCGCTGACGTCGCTATCGCTGCTGAAGCGGCATGTGACGTTGCCGATCCGCGAATCGGTCGGACAAAAAAATCGCGGACCGTCTGCTGCACAGTCCGCGATTTTTTTATGTCGATGCGCAGCGGCGCGTTCAGCCCGTGCGCTTCATCCGCGACATCGGCAGCACGTGCGAGCGCGATTCGATCGACGGACACAGCGACTGCCCTTCGAAGCGCGCAGCAAGAAAATCGACGAACGAGCGCACCTTCGCCGATACGTGGCGACGGCTCGCATACACCGCATAGATCGGCAGCTCGCGCGGCGGTACCGCATCGACAAGCACGGGCATGAGCCGCCCCGCCTCGATGTCGTCGCCGACCACTTCGGTGCCGAGCAGCGCAATGCCGGCGCCGGCCAGCACGGCCGCGCGCAGGCCTTCGAGATGGTTGACGATCAGATTGCCGTTCAGCGCCACGCGCGACGCGGCGGCCGCGTCGTTCAGCATCGCGTCGAGCGTCGACGCGTTCGAGTCGCGCCGCAGGTAGTTGTGCCGCGCGAGATCCGCGAGCGTCTCGGGCGTCCCGTGCTTTTTCAGATACTCGGGCGACGCGACGAGCAGAATGTGCGCGGTCGCGATCTGGCGCGCCACGAGCGACGACGACTTCAGTCCGCTCGGCGCCGCGCGCACGGCGACGTCGTAGCCCTCGTCGATCAGTTCGACGACTCGATCGGACAACGTAATCTCGACCGTCACGTCCGGAAAGCGCTCCGCATAATCGGTGACGGCCTGCATCACGTGACGCAGGCCGAATGCGGACAGCGACGTCACGCGCAGCCGCCCTTGCGGCACCACGCTCGCGGCGCCGACGGCCTGTCCCGCTTCGTCGAGTTCGGACAGCGCCTGCACGAGGCGCTCGTAATATTCGCGTCCCGCCTCGGTGGGCGCGACGCGTCGCGTCGTACGATGCAGCAGCCGTGCGCCGAGCTGCTGCTCCAGGTGCATCACGTGCTTGCTCGCCATCGCCGCCGACATTTGCATGCGCTCCGCCGCGCCGACGAAGCTGCCCACTTCGACGACGTAGCGAAACACATTCATGCTGACGAGGGTATCCATCTAACTAGCTCGCAATTCCAGGTGATGATGCTATTGCGAGATAGGGTAACAAAGGCACGCGAAGCGAAAGGTCAAGAATGGCAAAACGGCGCCGCGATATCGCGGCGCCGTTTCGTGTCGGGCGCAAAGCGTGCGCGGCACGAGCGCCGCGCGCGACAGAGGGTCAGAACTTCGCGCGGATGCCGGCGCCGAACGTGTTGCCCGTCGACAGTCCGCTGATGTGATCGTTCATGTAGGCCGCGTAAATGTCCGTGCGCTTCGACAGCGGATAGTCGTAGCCGACCGCCCAGGTCTGACGCGTCTGGTCGAGCCCGCCGCCGTCGCGCGAATAAGCGTAGGACGCCATCGCGTTGCCGACGCCGATCGGCACCGACACGCCGCCTTGCGCGGTGTTCACGTGCCAGCTGCCCGCGACCTGGTCATTCTTCGTATACATGTACTGGCCGAACAGCTTGACGTACTTCAGATCGTAGGTCGCGCCGACGAGCGCGATGCCCTGGCTCTTCATGCCGGCGACGAGCGCGCTCAGGTCGCGCGGGCCGTTGTTGAAGTTCACGTACTGATAGACGGCCGTCGCCGCGAACGGGCCGTTCGCATAGTTGAACTGCGCGCTCCACTTCTTCGAGCCGTTGTCGCCGGCCTGATTGCCGAGCGCGTACATCGCGCCGAAATTCAGTCCACCGAACGACGGCGACGTGTACGACACCGCGTTGTTCCAGCCCGAATCGCCGACCGCGCCCTGATCGCTCGGATAGGTCGGGAACGTGCCGAGGCCGAGGAACACGTGGTACACCATCGGCGAGAACGTGTACGAGTCGTAGAACGGGTTGAACAGGATCGTCGAGAGGAACAGGTGCGTGGTCAGGCGACCGGCCGTCACCGTGCCGTACGGCGAACTGATGCCGACGTACGCGTTGCGCGCGAAGAACGTGTCGCCGGTGAAGCGGCCGTACTGGCCGTTCTGCGCGCGGAAGAAGCTTTCGAGCGTGAAGATCGCCTTGTAGCCGCCGCCGAGATCCTCGGCGCCGTGCATCCCCCAGTACGACGTCGACATCCCGCCGCCGCTCACGTTCCATGCGCGGTCGCCGCCGGGGAACTTCGTCGCACCGATCCATTCGTCGACCTGACCGTAGAGCGACACGCTCGATTGCGCATGGGCGGGCGCGGCAGCGGCCACACAGGCGGCCGCTGCAATCAGCTTGACGGACGTGCGCGACGCACGGCGGGCGAATGCTTTCATGGGATCTCCAGGTTTTGTCGATGTATCGATAAGTGGCGCGAGCGTTGTTATCGGAGCCGATGCTTGCGTCGTGTGGGGCGCAGCCATCTTTACGGATCATTTGTCCGGTCAAAATTGCGCGCACTTATTGCGGGTATAGCGGCGTGATTAACTTCGCGAAGGCGATACGTGGCCGGCGCTCGCGGCGCGGCCCCGCGCGGGGCGCGCGCACGACGGGACGGCGGCGCTTCGCGCGCGTGCCGGGCGCGAAAGATAGCGCAATGCGACGGGAAAATCAGCGGAAATGTGCGCGCGACTGTGGCGAATTCGCATCAGCCGGCTTCGGAGGGCCGAACGCGGGCGCGTTCAGTTGCGGTAGAACGGCGAGAAAAACGGCGAGTGTGCGGGTTCTTCCTGCGACCGCGGCGGCGGCATCGGGCGGCCGCCGCGCTCCTCGTTGTAGCGCGCGACGTCGGCGCGGATCGAGCCCGCGCGCAGCGGCATGTTGCCGGCGCCGGACGGACGCGTCATCTGGCGCACCTCGGCGCTGATCGGCCGATACGGGCTTTGCGCCGCGTAATGGCCGTACGACGGCGTCGGACGCAAGCCCCAACGCGAACCGCCCGCGCGGACGCCGGGGCCCGGCGCACGCGCGAGCGGCGTCGCACGACGCCACACCGGCGCGCCGCCGGCCGGCTGGCCGTACGCGTGCATGTCGCCGCCGCCGAAGCCGTGGCTGCCGTGCGGCGGCTGCGCGAGCGCGAGCGGCATCAGCAGCGCGCCCAGCGCGCCGGCCACCCATCGTGCGATGTTGCGTTTCAACCGTTCCGTCATCGTTCAGTGCCTGTTCACGCTCGCCGCCGTTGGTTGCGCGGCCGACGCGAGCCTTTCAGCAGTAATTTATGAGCCGGCGAAAAACGTGTCGAGCCAAAAAGTGTTAGGCCCCGGGCATCGGTGTAACACCATGTTACTGCTAGGTTTTTTCGCGCCGGAGCACATCGCCGACGATGCTTTTGGACGACGTTTCGCCGCGCCGCCGAGCGTGCTCTGTCAATGCCTACGATTCATCAATCGATTCACACAATGAATTTGTGTATTGAATCGACTATCGCGAAAATATCGCCAGTCGCGCGCAGCGCGCGGCCGCCCTGCGCTGCCCGTTCGCCGCGCATCCGCCGTTTCAGATCGAGATTCCGATGGCCCGTCACCGTTTTCTTCCCGACAACTTCACGCTCGCGCTCATCGGCACCGTCGTGCT is a window encoding:
- a CDS encoding VOC family protein is translated as MSATPSRALRPFHLAFPVSSLADARAFYGGLLGCPEGRSADHWVDFDFFGHQLVAHLAPDETGASAVNAVDGDDVPVRHFGVVLSMDEWHALADRLRAAQIRFVIEPHVRFKGEVGEQATMFFLDPCGNALEFKAFADIGQLFAK
- a CDS encoding 2-hydroxyacid dehydrogenase, producing the protein MKILFHSPHQDAAAWRDAFARVLPEAELRAWQPGDTAAADYALVWRAPPAFFAPRDGLRAIFNLGAGVDALLALERAHPGTLPRHVPLVRLEDSGMAQQMIEYVTHAVLRYLRRFDEYDALQRERRWQVLDAHPRASFVVAVLGLGVLGTQVARALAALGLPVRGYSGSPKRIDGIETFAGDDALDACLDGAKVLVNLLPSTPATDGLLCARTFARLAPGAYLINVARGAHLVEADLLDALASGRIAAATLDVFQHEPLPADHPFWQTPRITITPHSSAETLRDEAVEQIAAKIRAFERGEPVGGIVDYARGY
- a CDS encoding hydroxymethylglutaryl-CoA lyase — translated: MTFPTAVKIVEVGPRDGLQNEKTFVPTDVKIALVDKLSRAGFRNIEAASFVSPKWVPQMADGADVMAGIERRAGTVYSVLTPNLKGFENALAARADEVVIFGAASEAFSQRNINCSIAESIARFEPVAKAAKDAGLRLRGSVSCALGCPYQGEVPVASVVDVVERFAALGCDEIDIADTIGVGTPKRTREVLDAVARVFPRERLSGHFHDTYGQALANIYAALFEGIEIFHASVAGLGGCPYAKGATGNVATEDVLYLMQGLGIDTGIDLAQVVAAGDFISNAIGRANVSRAGRALLAKAQSAADAPSCA
- a CDS encoding YbaK/EbsC family protein, yielding MTTPASLDTLPDSARRVALLLRERGHTKDIVMLAETGKTSAEAAAGLGCSVAQIAKSILFRRQADGAPVLVVASGANRVDERKVAAQVGPVGRADAKFVRDNTGYAIGGVCPIGHLVEPVTLIDADLLALDSLWAAAGHPHAVFNLSPQELLALTGAPVADVALRDPA
- a CDS encoding DUF1289 domain-containing protein, coding for MSDAPVPVGVVGSPCTDVCRIDPRTDWCAGCLRTRDEIRAWRSADDDARRVVLARLDARRRMLARSGE
- a CDS encoding DMT family transporter — encoded protein: MVSNEIRRGAAEMVVAMVMSGSIGWLVMSSQQPLANVVFFRCVFGAATLAIVCAALGLLRRALFSPRMLILTALGSIAIVANWLLLFAAYSRASISMATAVYNTQPFMLVALGAIVFRERITASTLVWLALAFVGLVCVVRVEPAVLAVPGEYLEGVALALGAAFLYAVSSIITKHLKGTPPHLLALLQVALGIVLLAPFAHFDTPPATPAQWADLVVLGIVNTGVMYVLLYGAIQKLPTAMTGALSFVYPIVAIVVDRIAFGQTLAWAQVFGALLILLAAAGVNLGWRIVPTRRRAHAGN
- a CDS encoding Lrp/AsnC family transcriptional regulator, which translates into the protein MPKRLSPPAVASLDAIDRAIVAALADDARIATSELARQIGLSAPATADRVRRLEAQGVIAGFTVELDPRALGYTLQAIVRVKPLPGQLHLVEELLRRIPEFVECDKVTGDDCFICRLYLRTIEHLDGILSKVTERAETSTAIVKSTPVPRRLPPLVEEEESHR
- a CDS encoding alpha/beta fold hydrolase, with protein sequence MSFDAFAPFRVTVQDTEIFGVKGGAGPPLLLLHGHPQTHVIWHRVAATLANHFTVIATDLRGYGASGKPPSDARHAPYSKRAMAADQVAVMRHFGFTQFHVCAHDRGARVAHRLALDHPSAVERMMLLDIAPTLAMYEQTDRAFATAYFHWFFLIQPEPLPETLIEGHTDAYIERVMGNRSAGLAPFAPHALDAYRTALAQPGAVHAMCEDYRASATIDLEHDRADLERGNKIACPLRVLWGANGVVARCFEPLDEWRRVARDVSGRALDCGHYIPEEAPVALIDEMLAFFEAREPAV
- a CDS encoding NAD(P)H-dependent flavin oxidoreductase, translated to MALPAVLQNLTLPVIASPMFIVSYPELVLAQCKAGIVGSFPALNARPAELLDEWLTQIQSELAAYKSSHPDAVIGPIAVNQIVHQSNVRLEHDVRVCVDHKVPIFITSLRAPAREIVDAVHSYGGIVLHDVINLRHAQKALEAGVDGLILVAAGAGGHAGTTSPFALVGEVRRIFDGPIVLSGAIANGGSILAAQAMGADLAYMGTRFIATQEAHAVEDYKRAILNAKSSDIIYTNLFTGVHGNYIRESIEKAGLDPEALPESDKSKMNFGGDKAKAWKDIWGAGQGVGLMDDLPSVGALVERLKTEYDAAKARLGVTR
- a CDS encoding LysR family transcriptional regulator; the encoded protein is MDTLVSMNVFRYVVEVGSFVGAAERMQMSAAMASKHVMHLEQQLGARLLHRTTRRVAPTEAGREYYERLVQALSELDEAGQAVGAASVVPQGRLRVTSLSAFGLRHVMQAVTDYAERFPDVTVEITLSDRVVELIDEGYDVAVRAAPSGLKSSSLVARQIATAHILLVASPEYLKKHGTPETLADLARHNYLRRDSNASTLDAMLNDAAAASRVALNGNLIVNHLEGLRAAVLAGAGIALLGTEVVGDDIEAGRLMPVLVDAVPPRELPIYAVYASRRHVSAKVRSFVDFLAARFEGQSLCPSIESRSHVLPMSRMKRTG
- a CDS encoding porin codes for the protein MKAFARRASRTSVKLIAAAACVAAAAPAHAQSSVSLYGQVDEWIGATKFPGGDRAWNVSGGGMSTSYWGMHGAEDLGGGYKAIFTLESFFRAQNGQYGRFTGDTFFARNAYVGISSPYGTVTAGRLTTHLFLSTILFNPFYDSYTFSPMVYHVFLGLGTFPTYPSDQGAVGDSGWNNAVSYTSPSFGGLNFGAMYALGNQAGDNGSKKWSAQFNYANGPFAATAVYQYVNFNNGPRDLSALVAGMKSQGIALVGATYDLKYVKLFGQYMYTKNDQVAGSWHVNTAQGGVSVPIGVGNAMASYAYSRDGGGLDQTRQTWAVGYDYPLSKRTDIYAAYMNDHISGLSTGNTFGAGIRAKF